From a single Rutidosis leptorrhynchoides isolate AG116_Rl617_1_P2 chromosome 5, CSIRO_AGI_Rlap_v1, whole genome shotgun sequence genomic region:
- the LOC139849086 gene encoding uncharacterized mitochondrial protein AtMg00810-like, with protein MGFRDPNYPDHICRLIKSLYGLKQALRAWYERFANYVFSLGFIHSRCDHSLFIYKKGKDVAYILLYVDDIILVSSSDELRSTIMSHLSNEFAMKDLGCLSDFLGISVQQTPNGLFLNQSKYAKEIIARADMSSCKSSNTPVDITSKLSSHVGNPYTDPTLYRSLAGALQYLTFTRPDISYSVQQVCLHMHNPHDTHMAALKKIIRYIQGTIDYGIHLNKSNTTSLISYTDADWAGCPDTRRSTSGYCVYLGDNLISWSSKRQPTISRSSTEAEYRGVANVVSESCWLQNLLLELHHPLNKATIVYCDNKNQDIQAKPDSTKFMVTPKDETQPEMKTYDDTEEVVASACLTMLNKATDLDQDSTSAGAGETANEVEFSGVLLDKYE; from the exons ATGGGATTCCGGGACCCTAATTATCCCGATCATATTTGTCGATTAATTAAATCTCTCTATGGTCTCAAACAAGCGCTACGGGCATGGTATGAACGATTTGCAAATTATGTCTTCTCCCTCGGATTCATACATAGCCGTTGTGATCACTCTCTATTTATTTATAAAAAGGGTAAAGACGTTGCATATATATTACTTTACGTGGACGACATCATCTTAGTTAGTTCTTCAGACGAGTTGCGATCCACTATTATGAGCCACTTATCGAATGAATTTGCCATGAAGGATCTCGGTTGTTTAAGTGATTTTTTGGGCATCTCTGTACAACAAACTCCAAATGGCTTATTCTTAAACCAATCTAAATACGCTAAAGAAATAATAGCACGTGCTGACATGAGTTCTTGCAAGTCATCCAACACTCCTGTGGACATAACATCTAAGTTGAGTAGTCATGTGGGTAATCCATACACTGATCCGACACTTTATAGAAGTTTGGCGGGTGCTCTACAATATTTAACGTTCACGAGACCCGACATCTCGTACTCCGTTCAACAAGTGTGTCTACACATGCACAATCCTCATGATACTCATATGGCAGCACTGAAAAAGATAATCCGTTATATTCAAGGGACGATTGATTATGGGATACACTTGAATAAAAGCAACACGACCTCGCTAATTTCTTACACTGACGCGGATTGGGCCGGTTGCCCCGACACCCGTAGATCAACATCCGGGTATTGTGTTTATCTTGGTGACAACTTAATCTCTTGGTCATCGAAACGACAACCCACTATTTCCCGCTCTAGTACAGAAGCTGAGTATCGGGGTGTCGCAAATGTAGTATCGGAATCGTGTTGGCTTCAAAACTTATTACTAGAGCTACATCACCCTCTCAACAAAGCAACCATAGTTTATTGTGACAAT AAGAACCAAGACATACAAGCAAAACCAGATAGTACCAAGTTTATGGTGACCCCAAAAGATGAAACTCAGCCAGAGATGAAAACAT ATGATGATACTGAAGAAGTGGTAGCAAGTGCTTGTTTGACCATGTTGAATAAAGCAACCGATCTAGATCAAGATTCTACCAGTGCTGGCGCTGGAGAAACTGCTAACGAGGTAGAATTTTCTGGtgtgttattagataaatatgaaTAG